A part of Deinococcus aerolatus genomic DNA contains:
- the ftsZ gene encoding cell division protein FtsZ: MQAARIRVIGLGGAGNNAVNRMIESGLEGVEFIAGNTDAQVLAKSHAEIRIQLGDRLTRGLGAGADPDVGEKAALEDREHIKEYLGGTDMLFITAGMGGGTGTGSAPVVAQIAREMGILTVAIVTRPFRFEGPKRLRIAEEGISRLADAVDGMIVVDNEKLLTAVDKKVSFREAFLIADRVLYYGVKGISDVINVEGMINLDFADVRNLLSNSGTVLMGIGAGRGEKVAEEAAMSAIHSPLLERGIEGARRILVNVTGSYDLSMTDANEIVEKIRQATGFEDPDILFGITPDEAAGDEVRVTVIATGFNETPMSIASGGGRTSVIDNIVRPIRGSGSTYDPKDYDIPAFLRNVERE; the protein is encoded by the coding sequence ATGCAAGCGGCCAGAATTCGCGTGATCGGCTTGGGCGGGGCGGGCAACAATGCCGTTAACCGCATGATTGAATCGGGACTTGAAGGCGTGGAGTTTATCGCCGGCAACACGGACGCACAGGTGCTGGCCAAGAGCCACGCCGAGATCCGCATTCAGCTGGGCGACCGCCTTACGCGCGGGCTGGGCGCGGGCGCGGACCCGGACGTGGGAGAGAAGGCGGCCCTTGAGGACCGCGAGCACATCAAGGAGTACCTGGGCGGCACCGACATGCTGTTCATCACGGCGGGCATGGGCGGCGGCACTGGCACTGGCAGCGCCCCGGTGGTGGCCCAGATTGCCCGCGAGATGGGCATCCTGACGGTGGCCATCGTGACCCGTCCCTTCCGTTTTGAAGGCCCCAAGCGTCTGCGGATCGCCGAGGAAGGCATCAGCCGACTGGCCGACGCGGTTGACGGCATGATCGTGGTCGACAACGAGAAGCTCCTGACCGCCGTGGACAAGAAGGTGTCGTTCCGCGAGGCCTTCCTGATTGCCGATCGCGTGCTGTACTACGGTGTCAAGGGTATCAGCGACGTGATCAACGTCGAGGGCATGATCAACCTGGACTTCGCGGACGTGCGTAACCTGCTGTCGAACAGCGGTACCGTCCTGATGGGCATCGGGGCAGGCCGGGGCGAGAAGGTTGCGGAAGAGGCCGCCATGAGCGCCATCCACAGTCCGCTGCTGGAACGCGGCATCGAGGGTGCGCGCCGCATCCTGGTCAACGTGACCGGCAGCTATGACCTGAGCATGACCGACGCCAACGAGATTGTCGAGAAGATCCGTCAGGCCACCGGCTTCGAGGACCCCGACATCCTGTTCGGCATCACGCCCGACGAGGCGGCGGGCGACGAGGTACGCGTGACTGTGATCGCCACCGGATTCAACGAGACGCCCATGAGTATCGCCAGCGGCGGCGGCCGGACCAGCGTGATCGACAACATCGTCCGCCCGATCCGGGGCAGCGGCAGCACTTACGATCCCAAGGACTACGATATCCCCGCGTTTCTGCGCAACGTCGAGCGCGAGTAA
- the murC gene encoding UDP-N-acetylmuramate--L-alanine ligase: MTDPSLPSPTPDAARPEPLHYHLMGIGGIGMSAFARLLHARGARVSGCDESVTELTAQLLAEGIAVGRGHSAAHVTTQPHSRIDVLVASEAVPKSHPELVAAREAGIEVRPRMALLDELLRAGPSIGVIGTHGKTTTTSMIAVALAGAGLDPSAFVGGIVPEFGSNARVGAGPFVAEVDESDRAFAELGSETAVFTNAEDDHVGGNQATYWATVEEQHAGFARYVAQSGRVLLCADWPGLADLCAGTQETLSYGQAEGADYRAVHLRPDPDGTSFTVTFQGEALGEARVGLPGVHNVLNALAALAVNHLYGGAFGAAAAALAAFGGPGRRWQRIGTLNGALVIDDYAHNATKVAAAVQAARQTGRRVRVVFQPHRYLRTQQSWPRLADALMDADEVLLLDIVAASEPPIEGIHTTLISDRMTANGHAGVRYLPDREEVLQVLRETAAPGDVIVTMGAGDVWKLARELVTPDAAGARP; this comes from the coding sequence ATGACTGACCCTTCCCTGCCTTCCCCCACCCCCGACGCAGCCCGCCCCGAACCGCTGCACTACCACCTGATGGGCATCGGCGGCATCGGCATGAGCGCCTTTGCCCGGCTGCTGCACGCCCGCGGCGCACGGGTCAGCGGCTGCGACGAGTCGGTGACCGAACTGACGGCGCAGCTTCTGGCCGAGGGCATCGCGGTAGGCCGTGGCCACTCGGCGGCGCACGTCACTACGCAGCCGCACAGCAGGATTGACGTGCTGGTGGCCTCCGAGGCGGTGCCCAAGTCGCATCCCGAACTGGTGGCCGCGCGTGAAGCAGGCATTGAGGTCCGCCCGCGCATGGCGCTGCTGGACGAGCTGCTGCGCGCCGGGCCGAGCATCGGCGTGATCGGCACGCACGGCAAGACCACCACCACCAGCATGATCGCCGTGGCGCTGGCTGGGGCGGGCCTGGACCCCTCGGCCTTTGTGGGCGGCATCGTCCCGGAATTCGGCAGCAACGCCCGCGTCGGCGCCGGCCCCTTTGTGGCCGAGGTGGACGAGTCGGACCGCGCCTTCGCCGAACTGGGCAGTGAAACCGCCGTGTTCACCAACGCCGAGGACGACCACGTGGGCGGCAACCAGGCCACCTACTGGGCCACCGTGGAGGAGCAGCACGCGGGCTTCGCCCGTTACGTGGCGCAGTCGGGGCGGGTGCTGCTGTGCGCCGACTGGCCGGGTCTTGCCGACCTGTGCGCGGGGACGCAGGAAACCCTCAGTTACGGACAGGCCGAGGGGGCCGACTACCGCGCCGTCCACCTGCGCCCGGACCCGGACGGCACCTCGTTCACGGTGACCTTTCAGGGCGAGGCGCTGGGCGAGGCCCGCGTGGGGTTACCCGGCGTGCACAACGTGTTGAACGCGCTGGCGGCGCTGGCGGTCAACCACCTGTACGGCGGGGCGTTCGGGGCCGCCGCCGCCGCCCTGGCCGCCTTCGGGGGACCGGGCCGCCGCTGGCAGCGCATCGGCACCCTGAACGGGGCGCTGGTGATCGACGATTACGCGCACAACGCCACCAAGGTGGCCGCCGCTGTTCAGGCCGCGCGACAGACCGGGCGGCGGGTACGGGTGGTCTTTCAGCCGCACCGTTACCTGCGGACGCAGCAGAGCTGGCCGCGTCTGGCCGACGCCCTGATGGACGCCGATGAGGTGCTGCTGCTGGACATTGTTGCCGCCTCCGAGCCGCCCATTGAGGGCATCCACACCACGCTGATCTCGGACCGCATGACCGCCAACGGCCACGCGGGCGTGCGCTACCTGCCGGACCGCGAGGAGGTGCTGCAGGTGCTGCGCGAGACGGCAGCCCCCGGCGACGTGATCGTCACGATGGGCGCAGGCGACGTGTGGAAGCTGGCGCGCGAGCTGGTGACCCCGGACGCGGCTGGAGCGCGCCCGTGA
- the ftsA gene encoding cell division protein FtsA encodes MKDNTIIVGLDIGTTKITTVIGEVAAGGVHIIGEGSVPSEGMKRGSVVNLERATHAIKQSVLAAERVSGVKVSSVYVTVAGNHAKAITSHGLAAIRRNQEIGQPDVDRAIENARAVPLDPNLEIIHTLPQEYVVDGQEGIKSAVGMHGVRLEVDVHIVAGTAGPLLNLRRCVQEAGLQVEGFVLHVLASGLATLEAAEQAQTVIVIDMGGGTTDIGVFKRGNLAHSATIPIGGEHVTADLAQILKIPMEEAENVKKRYGSALPDLADQDLTLEITTSSGSTHAISAFELSRIIKPRLSEIFSMIREEIDHTLGPAELVAQGVVLTGGASLLRGTVELARDRFRLPVRIGRPRGIGGLTDIVGGPEHAASVGLVLYSLGENGRIPQIVFKDTEHTEESQLDTGVSPEAAPPKPTPKSPPSSSKPAGSGDAGAGLLNRVRNWLKEWT; translated from the coding sequence ATGAAGGACAACACGATCATCGTGGGCCTGGATATCGGCACCACCAAAATCACCACCGTTATCGGCGAGGTCGCCGCGGGCGGCGTCCACATCATTGGCGAGGGCAGCGTGCCCAGCGAGGGCATGAAGCGCGGTAGCGTGGTCAACCTGGAACGCGCCACCCACGCCATCAAGCAGTCGGTGCTGGCCGCCGAGCGCGTCAGCGGCGTCAAGGTCAGCAGCGTGTACGTCACTGTGGCCGGTAACCACGCCAAGGCCATCACCTCTCATGGGCTGGCCGCCATCCGGCGCAACCAGGAAATCGGGCAGCCGGACGTGGACCGCGCCATCGAGAACGCCCGCGCCGTGCCGCTGGACCCCAACCTGGAAATCATCCACACCCTGCCGCAGGAATACGTGGTGGACGGTCAGGAAGGCATCAAGAGCGCAGTGGGCATGCACGGCGTGCGGCTGGAGGTCGACGTGCATATCGTTGCCGGCACCGCCGGACCCCTGCTGAACCTGCGCCGCTGCGTGCAGGAGGCAGGGCTGCAAGTCGAGGGCTTCGTGCTGCACGTGCTGGCCTCGGGGCTGGCCACGCTGGAGGCGGCCGAGCAGGCCCAGACCGTCATCGTGATCGACATGGGCGGCGGTACCACCGACATCGGCGTGTTCAAGCGCGGCAACCTGGCGCACTCGGCCACCATTCCCATCGGCGGCGAACACGTCACGGCGGACCTGGCGCAGATTCTCAAGATTCCCATGGAGGAAGCCGAGAACGTCAAGAAGCGCTACGGCTCGGCCCTGCCGGATCTGGCCGATCAGGACCTAACGCTGGAGATCACCACCTCGTCGGGCAGCACCCACGCCATCAGCGCCTTCGAACTCTCGCGCATCATCAAGCCCCGGCTCTCGGAGATCTTTTCCATGATCCGCGAGGAGATTGACCACACGCTTGGCCCTGCCGAACTGGTGGCACAGGGCGTGGTTCTAACCGGCGGCGCGTCGCTGCTGCGCGGCACGGTGGAACTGGCCCGCGACCGCTTCCGGTTGCCGGTCCGCATCGGGCGTCCGCGCGGCATCGGTGGCCTGACCGATATCGTCGGCGGCCCCGAGCATGCCGCGAGCGTCGGTCTGGTGCTGTACAGCCTGGGCGAGAACGGCCGCATTCCACAGATCGTGTTCAAGGACACCGAACACACGGAAGAGTCGCAACTGGACACGGGCGTCTCCCCAGAGGCCGCCCCGCCCAAACCCACCCCCAAATCACCTCCATCCTCTTCCAAGCCGGCAGGTTCCGGCGACGCCGGCGCTGGCCTGCTCAACCGGGTCCGCAACTGGCTCAAGGAATGGACCTGA
- a CDS encoding superoxide dismutase has product MKTILMLPALAVALSACTMMSGDMKAYTLNKQPAGMALSSSGTVTPKMDGTMVMTTAKVMGLAPSTYYVAHYHVMGTKSADPCASEGAPIMASKIVGQTDAAGMLSLSGSVAKSEIMNAKYFNVHTASGPDGTPADAGVTCTAIDIAMMK; this is encoded by the coding sequence ATGAAAACGATTCTGATGCTGCCCGCCCTGGCCGTCGCCCTCAGTGCCTGCACCATGATGTCGGGTGACATGAAGGCCTACACCCTCAACAAGCAGCCGGCCGGAATGGCCCTGAGCTCCAGCGGCACAGTCACGCCCAAGATGGACGGCACCATGGTCATGACCACCGCCAAGGTCATGGGTCTGGCCCCCAGCACCTATTACGTGGCCCATTATCACGTGATGGGCACCAAGAGCGCTGACCCCTGCGCCAGTGAAGGTGCGCCCATCATGGCCAGCAAGATCGTGGGCCAGACCGACGCCGCGGGCATGCTGAGCCTCAGCGGCAGCGTGGCCAAGTCAGAGATCATGAACGCCAAGTACTTCAACGTCCACACCGCCAGCGGCCCGGACGGCACCCCGGCGGACGCGGGCGTGACCTGCACGGCGATCGACATCGCCATGATGAAGTGA
- the murG gene encoding undecaprenyldiphospho-muramoylpentapeptide beta-N-acetylglucosaminyltransferase, giving the protein MALVVMATGGTGGHIYPAVATAHELISRGHAAMILGQRGGMEERVAAEQGLLFQGVDAGKLARSGQGRPDPRELIRAGQGVAQARAVLSRLRPGVVVGYGGFASLPGVLAAQSLRIPTVLHEQNARLGLTQRLAVRRARAVGTAYERVLGLDPRKASMVGMPVREERMDRMTALNRLNLRAGPLTILVMGGSQGSLFLNNHVPDTLRNILGTEGLLESGSAATTARIDLQFEPQGQRDLFRDLVSEAVGSEAIQVLHSTGPRWFPEVASRVQDMDWYHATGFVDAVAAWSAADLAITRAGTGTLAEAAFHGVPTIMVPLPESAENHQLHNARMVQEAGAGILVEQARVSAELGAAVLQCSSPAVRAEMRDAALGRSPVGAAARFADLIEGSLR; this is encoded by the coding sequence ATGGCTCTGGTGGTGATGGCAACAGGTGGAACGGGCGGACACATCTACCCGGCGGTGGCAACCGCGCACGAACTCATATCGCGCGGGCACGCGGCGATGATCCTGGGACAGCGCGGCGGCATGGAAGAACGCGTTGCCGCCGAGCAGGGCCTGCTGTTTCAGGGCGTGGACGCGGGCAAGCTGGCCCGCAGCGGGCAGGGCCGCCCCGACCCGCGCGAGTTGATCCGAGCCGGACAGGGGGTGGCGCAGGCGCGGGCGGTGCTGTCCAGGCTGCGGCCCGGCGTGGTGGTGGGCTACGGCGGCTTTGCCAGCCTGCCGGGGGTGCTGGCTGCCCAGAGCCTGCGGATCCCCACCGTGCTGCACGAACAGAACGCCCGCCTGGGCCTGACCCAGCGGCTGGCGGTGCGGCGGGCGCGGGCGGTGGGCACGGCCTACGAGCGGGTGCTGGGCCTGGACCCCCGCAAGGCCAGCATGGTGGGCATGCCGGTGCGTGAGGAACGCATGGACCGCATGACGGCCTTGAATCGCCTGAACCTGCGCGCCGGCCCGCTGACCATTCTGGTGATGGGCGGCTCGCAGGGATCGCTGTTCCTGAACAACCACGTCCCGGACACGCTGCGCAACATCCTGGGCACCGAGGGCCTGCTGGAAAGCGGCTCGGCGGCCACCACCGCCCGCATCGACCTGCAGTTCGAGCCGCAGGGCCAGCGCGACCTGTTCCGCGATCTGGTCTCAGAGGCGGTGGGCAGCGAGGCGATTCAGGTGCTGCACTCCACCGGGCCGCGCTGGTTCCCAGAGGTGGCCTCGCGGGTGCAGGACATGGACTGGTACCACGCCACGGGCTTCGTGGACGCGGTGGCAGCCTGGTCGGCGGCGGACCTGGCCATCACAAGGGCGGGTACAGGCACCCTGGCCGAGGCCGCCTTTCACGGCGTACCCACCATCATGGTGCCGCTGCCCGAATCGGCAGAGAACCACCAGCTGCACAACGCCCGCATGGTGCAGGAGGCAGGGGCCGGCATTCTGGTTGAGCAGGCCCGCGTGAGCGCGGAGCTGGGGGCGGCGGTGTTACAGTGTTCCTCGCCCGCCGTGCGCGCCGAGATGCGCGACGCGGCGCTGGGACGCTCCCCGGTGGGCGCCGCCGCCCGCTTCGCCGACCTGATCGAAGGCAGCCTGCGCTGA
- a CDS encoding cell division protein FtsQ/DivIB, which translates to MSRPSGPESQAAPDITPAAPLLTLHAPSRRRWWWLGGGVLLAGALAASWFALPIRTTEVIGARHLSAGQVRGLAGLTPGFGWLYYGAWRARGLLNDPWVRSAVVTRRFPDAVTVEVREREPVARWRKATGTVVGLAADGTVLPLSPGRSADFQGLPFIQGWGPSRLPDALKVLTALGGYNVESVAYTPTGLRAKLPAGSVWSGDLKSLLKYAGSIGMYPKQNLNIYPWGVSVQE; encoded by the coding sequence GTGAGCAGGCCTTCCGGCCCTGAGTCCCAGGCGGCGCCGGACATCACCCCTGCGGCCCCGCTGCTGACGCTGCACGCACCTTCCCGCCGCCGCTGGTGGTGGCTCGGCGGCGGCGTGCTGCTGGCCGGGGCGCTGGCGGCCAGCTGGTTCGCGCTGCCCATCCGCACCACCGAGGTTATCGGGGCGCGGCACCTGAGCGCCGGGCAGGTGCGCGGGCTGGCCGGGCTGACCCCGGGCTTTGGCTGGTTGTATTACGGCGCGTGGCGGGCACGCGGTCTGCTGAATGATCCCTGGGTCCGCTCGGCAGTGGTCACGCGCCGCTTTCCAGACGCGGTCACCGTGGAGGTCCGCGAGCGCGAGCCGGTGGCCCGCTGGAGAAAGGCCACAGGAACGGTGGTGGGGCTGGCCGCCGACGGCACGGTCCTGCCGCTTTCGCCGGGGCGCAGCGCCGATTTTCAGGGCCTGCCCTTCATCCAGGGGTGGGGTCCGTCCCGTCTGCCAGATGCCTTGAAGGTGTTGACTGCTCTGGGCGGTTACAATGTTGAGTCGGTGGCCTACACCCCGACCGGACTCCGGGCCAAACTGCCCGCTGGGTCGGTCTGGAGCGGCGACCTCAAATCCTTACTGAAGTATGCTGGGAGCATCGGCATGTATCCAAAACAGAACCTCAACATCTACCCCTGGGGGGTGAGCGTCCAGGAATGA
- a CDS encoding UDP-N-acetylmuramate dehydrogenase, with translation MTAAPHSRTGARVDRLPLARFTTLGVGGEAEVWFVSDHAQLAEAMAQPYRILGGGSNLVIADEGVPERVIRLSGPLAERDLMPDPALSDGDQIVTGWVGGGVPLPGLVRALQKLGLGNLEGTVGIPAQVGGAVWMNAGTRYGEMFDGLHTLEIATPDGLRVVAPGELRWGYRDSGIPRGHIVTRVRLKLQRSTPEEVLAKMTLADTARKGQPKMKTPGCAFKNPGGVGAGRLIDEAGLKGARVGNALIAPEHANFIVNLGGATASDVHALLDLIRQRVAVPLELEYELWPGGALGQATSAVTGFSWPVGPE, from the coding sequence GTGACTGCCGCGCCACACAGCCGGACAGGCGCGCGGGTGGACCGGCTGCCGCTGGCCCGCTTCACGACGCTGGGCGTGGGCGGCGAGGCCGAGGTCTGGTTCGTCTCGGACCACGCGCAACTGGCCGAGGCGATGGCCCAGCCCTACCGCATCCTGGGCGGCGGCAGCAACCTGGTGATTGCCGACGAGGGGGTGCCCGAGCGTGTGATTCGCCTGAGCGGCCCGCTGGCCGAACGTGACCTGATGCCGGACCCCGCACTCAGCGACGGCGATCAGATCGTGACCGGCTGGGTGGGGGGCGGCGTGCCGCTGCCCGGACTGGTCCGCGCCCTGCAGAAGCTGGGGCTGGGCAACCTGGAAGGCACCGTGGGGATTCCCGCGCAGGTGGGCGGCGCGGTGTGGATGAACGCCGGAACGCGCTACGGCGAGATGTTTGACGGCCTGCACACGCTGGAAATCGCCACGCCGGACGGACTGAGGGTGGTCGCCCCCGGTGAGCTGCGCTGGGGCTACCGCGACAGCGGCATTCCGCGGGGGCACATTGTCACGCGCGTCCGCCTGAAGCTGCAGCGCAGCACGCCCGAAGAGGTCCTGGCAAAGATGACCCTGGCCGACACCGCCCGCAAGGGGCAGCCCAAGATGAAAACGCCGGGCTGCGCCTTCAAGAATCCCGGCGGCGTCGGAGCCGGGCGGCTGATCGACGAGGCGGGTCTGAAGGGTGCGCGGGTGGGCAACGCTTTAATTGCCCCCGAGCACGCCAACTTCATCGTGAATCTGGGCGGCGCAACCGCCAGCGACGTTCACGCGCTGCTGGACCTGATCCGCCAGCGCGTCGCCGTGCCGCTGGAACTGGAGTATGAACTGTGGCCCGGCGGCGCGCTGGGGCAGGCGACGTCCGCCGTCACTGGCTTTTCGTGGCCTGTGGGGCCAGAGTGA
- a CDS encoding aldehyde dehydrogenase family protein encodes MTATAPASAVPQPSETELHQLFQTQQDWRWRAAQTGAAERQAILRRLHDAVRARRVALADALALDLGKSRAEAEITEIHPVLEELQFIIRRLPRWMAPRRVGTPLVMVGASSEVQFQARGVTLILSPWNYPVNLALSPLIASLAAGNTVVLKPSEKAPNVSRALRELLESVFEPRLVTVVEGDGAAAHTLTTLPFDHIFFTGSGAIGRKVMAAAAQNLSSVTLELGGKSPAIVHPSADLKAAAERIAWGKLLNAGQTCVAPDYVLLPEHMRDAFVMELDALIARRYGDHAWQRVGPDYGRMVDAGSVERLQKLTARSVEQGARVALGGEFDPQARFISPTVVTDVTHDMPLMAEELFGPVLPVLTYREFGQALAQVRRLAPPLALYLFAEDEGAVTQTRQATTSGGMVVNGTVIHLTNPHLPFGGVGSSGMGNYHGEYGFRTFSHERAVMREPGRSPVRLMYPPYGRPLPRLTTWALRLLERQAGPRR; translated from the coding sequence ATGACTGCCACCGCACCTGCGTCCGCCGTTCCACAGCCTTCCGAAACGGAATTGCATCAGCTGTTCCAGACCCAGCAGGACTGGCGCTGGCGGGCCGCGCAGACCGGGGCTGCCGAGCGTCAGGCGATCCTGCGGCGGCTGCACGACGCGGTCAGGGCGCGGCGGGTGGCCCTGGCCGATGCCCTGGCGCTGGACCTGGGCAAGAGCCGAGCCGAGGCCGAGATCACCGAGATTCATCCGGTGCTGGAGGAACTGCAGTTCATCATCCGCCGCCTGCCGCGCTGGATGGCCCCGCGCCGGGTGGGCACGCCGCTGGTGATGGTGGGCGCGAGCAGCGAGGTGCAGTTTCAGGCCCGCGGCGTGACCCTGATCCTGAGCCCATGGAACTACCCGGTCAACCTGGCGCTGTCGCCGCTGATTGCCAGCCTGGCCGCGGGCAACACGGTGGTGCTTAAGCCCAGCGAGAAGGCCCCGAACGTCTCACGCGCCCTGCGGGAACTGCTGGAAAGCGTCTTCGAGCCGCGTCTGGTGACGGTGGTGGAGGGTGACGGCGCGGCGGCGCATACGCTGACCACGCTGCCCTTTGACCACATCTTCTTCACGGGCAGCGGCGCCATCGGGCGCAAGGTGATGGCCGCCGCCGCCCAGAACCTGAGCAGCGTGACGCTGGAACTGGGCGGCAAATCCCCGGCCATCGTGCATCCCAGTGCGGACCTGAAAGCGGCGGCCGAGCGCATCGCCTGGGGCAAGCTGCTGAATGCCGGGCAGACCTGCGTGGCCCCTGACTACGTATTGCTGCCCGAACACATGCGCGACGCCTTTGTCATGGAACTGGACGCCCTGATCGCGCGGCGCTACGGGGACCATGCGTGGCAGCGCGTCGGCCCCGACTACGGCCGCATGGTGGACGCGGGCAGCGTTGAGCGCCTGCAGAAGCTGACGGCCCGGAGTGTCGAACAGGGAGCGCGGGTGGCGCTGGGCGGCGAGTTCGATCCGCAGGCCCGCTTCATCTCGCCCACCGTGGTCACGGACGTGACGCACGACATGCCACTGATGGCCGAGGAACTGTTTGGCCCGGTGCTGCCGGTGCTGACATACCGGGAGTTTGGTCAGGCGCTGGCACAGGTGCGTCGGCTGGCCCCCCCGCTGGCCCTGTACCTGTTCGCCGAGGACGAAGGCGCGGTCACGCAGACCCGGCAGGCCACCACCAGCGGCGGCATGGTGGTGAACGGCACGGTGATCCACCTGACCAACCCGCACCTTCCCTTCGGCGGCGTGGGCAGCAGCGGCATGGGCAACTACCACGGTGAATACGGCTTCCGGACCTTCAGCCACGAGCGGGCCGTCATGCGCGAACCCGGCCGGTCCCCGGTGCGGCTGATGTACCCGCCATACGGTCGCCCGCTGCCGCGTCTGACTACCTGGGCCCTGCGGTTGCTGGAACGGCAGGCTGGCCCGCGCCGCTAG
- the mobA gene encoding molybdenum cofactor guanylyltransferase: protein MSWDFTASITAGGRSSRFGSDKALALLHGRPLLHHVAASLQACPARLLIAPPGKYVLDGWTVVPDTRPGEGPLAGLEAALHHAPAQWLAFTGVDLPGLTPGFWAALAQARTSEALAVLPLDEADRPQPLAGLYRRELLPRVSALLDAGERRLRLAVPAEQCVFLGGLSAALRNVNTPEALAAVAAEHPDSQRQ, encoded by the coding sequence GTGTCCTGGGATTTCACGGCGTCCATCACGGCAGGGGGGCGCTCCAGCCGTTTCGGGTCGGACAAGGCGCTGGCACTGCTGCACGGGCGGCCCCTGCTGCACCATGTCGCGGCCAGTTTGCAGGCCTGCCCGGCCCGGCTGCTGATTGCTCCCCCCGGTAAATACGTGCTGGACGGCTGGACGGTGGTGCCCGACACCCGTCCGGGCGAGGGGCCGCTGGCTGGCCTGGAGGCTGCCCTGCACCATGCCCCGGCCCAGTGGCTGGCTTTCACGGGGGTGGACCTGCCCGGATTGACGCCCGGATTCTGGGCGGCGCTGGCACAGGCCCGCACGTCAGAGGCGCTGGCCGTGCTGCCGCTGGATGAAGCGGACCGGCCCCAGCCGCTGGCCGGACTGTACCGCCGCGAACTGCTGCCGCGTGTCAGCGCCCTGCTGGACGCTGGGGAGCGGCGGCTGCGGCTTGCCGTGCCAGCCGAGCAGTGTGTGTTTCTGGGCGGCCTGTCGGCTGCTCTGCGGAATGTAAATACCCCTGAAGCTCTGGCGGCTGTCGCTGCTGAACACCCTGATTCACAAAGGCAATAA